Proteins from a genomic interval of Actinomycetes bacterium:
- a CDS encoding LON peptidase substrate-binding domain-containing protein: MSGHSRGETGGGRLLALFPLGTVLFPGVLLPLHVFEERYRRMVRDLLEADHEQRELGVVAIREGREVGAEGLRALHPVGCIARLRRVDPYADGRFDIVCVGTTRFRFAGDEPLDGSLAYLRGRVETLPEPAGSDPLGVAAAVRRHFDDYRRALGQDPDADDTDPLPDDPHLLSYLVAATMVLDLRDRQRLLEAPDTTARLRAQARLLRRETALLGHLPSLPGVELTRVAASPN, encoded by the coding sequence GTGAGCGGCCACAGCAGGGGCGAGACGGGCGGCGGCCGACTGCTCGCCCTGTTCCCGCTGGGCACCGTGCTCTTCCCCGGGGTGCTGCTGCCGCTGCACGTGTTCGAGGAGCGCTACCGCCGGATGGTCCGCGACCTGCTCGAGGCCGACCACGAGCAGCGTGAGCTCGGTGTCGTGGCCATCCGCGAGGGTCGCGAGGTCGGTGCCGAGGGCCTGCGGGCCTTGCACCCGGTCGGCTGCATCGCACGGCTGCGGAGGGTCGACCCCTACGCCGACGGCCGCTTCGACATCGTCTGCGTCGGGACCACCCGGTTCCGGTTCGCCGGCGACGAGCCCCTCGACGGCTCCCTCGCCTACCTGCGCGGACGGGTCGAGACCCTGCCCGAGCCGGCCGGCTCCGACCCGCTCGGGGTCGCTGCGGCCGTACGCCGGCACTTCGACGACTACCGGCGGGCGCTGGGGCAGGACCCCGACGCGGACGACACGGACCCCCTGCCCGACGACCCGCACCTGCTCTCCTACCTGGTCGCGGCGACGATGGTGCTCGACCTGCGCGACCGGCAGCGGCTGCTCGAGGCGCCGGACACCACGGCCCGGCTGCGCGCGCAGGCGCGGCTGCTGCGCCGCGAGACCGCCCTGCTCGGGCACTTGCCGTCCCTGCCCGGTGTCGAGCTGACCCGGGTCGCCGCGAGCCCCAACTAG